A window of Helicoverpa armigera isolate CAAS_96S chromosome 30, ASM3070526v1, whole genome shotgun sequence contains these coding sequences:
- the LOC110383042 gene encoding CLIP domain-containing serine protease C9, translating into MYKYIALCVCVCLCGVAADLNKEEGEPCEWEGVNGRCVKETRCVSTLYKKGIHPICSTEGDVKIICCTDCELVNDTRNMVALPYGKYIFKEKMKNNPARRCLECATIAWYTYDTKRLWSYYYDEKQKCHKFTEKMNEIDLSFHHSIAPCHEYPNQAVLGYGDDLSDAFWLAGGSILSDRFILTAAQTGEIGVSGLKVKFVALDVKHLSESPSSWQTHKVKRFIPHPEYKAPSKYHDIALIETETPINFTRNVLPACLLPENVDLDYARSITWRDVAGNDYYNIADNLQTIHLDKFSAEECKNVYENHRALPDGLDDNTQMCYGSYTMDPAACMSMAGEPLMTYKDFDYCVHIVLGVTSFGRGRCGRSSQKPDVFTRVTAYRSWIESIVWPDQETGEAGNWTESFEE; encoded by the exons atgtataaatatattgctctgtgtgtgtgtgtctgctTGTGCGGCGTCGCTGCAGACCTTAACAAGGAAGAAG GAGAACCTTGTGAATGGGAGGGAGTCAATGGCCGATGCGTGAAGGAAACGAGATGCGTTTCCACTTTATACAAGAAAGGAATACATCCC ATTTGCTCGACTGAAGGCGATGTGAAAATTATCTGCTGTACCGACTGCGAATTGGTGAATGACACGAG GAATATGGTAGCGCTGCCATAcggaaaatatatatttaaggaAAAAATGAAGAACAATCCAGCACGAC gttGTCTGGAATGCGCAACGATTGCGTGGTACACATATGATACTAAAAGATTATGGAGTTATTATTATGATGAAAAGCAAAAATGCCATAAATTTACAGAGAAAATGAAcgaaattgatttaagtttccATCATTCTATTGCCCCGTGTCACGAATATCCTAACCAG GCTGTCTTGGGCTATGGCGATGATCTCTCCGACGCGTTCTGGCTCGCAGGAGGTAGCATACTCAGCGATAGATTCATACTCACAGCGGCCCAAACTGGAGAAATCGGGGTATCGGG ACTTAAGGTGAAATTTGTGGCGTTGGACGTGAAACACCTCTCGGAATCTCCATCTTCCTGGCAGACACACAAAGTGAAGAGATTCATCCCCCACCCGGAGTACAAGGCACCTTCCAAGTACCATGACATCGCTTTGATTGAGACCGAAACTCC AATAAACTTCACTCGCAATGTTTTGCCAGCATGCCTGTTACCTGAAAATGTTGACCTTGATTACGCTAGATCCATCACCTGGAGAGACGTGGCAGGAAATGATTATTACAACATAGCTGACAACCTGCAGACT ATTCATTTGGATAAGTTCAGTGCCGAAGAATGCAAGAACGTTTATGAGAACCACAGAGCCCTCCCTGATGGATTGGATGATAACACTCAAATGTGTTATGGTAGCTATACCATGGACCCAGCGGCTTGTATG AGTATGGCTGGGGAGCCGCTCATGACCTACAAGGACTTCGACTATTGTGTCCACATCGTTCTCGGCGTGACTTCGTTTGGTCGTGGTCGATGCGGCCGTAGTTCCCAGAAGCCAGATGTATTTACAAGGGTTACAGCCTACAGGTCCTGGATCGAAAGTATTGTATGGCCCGATCAGGAGACGGGTGAAGCTGGAAACTGGACTGAAAGTTTTGAAGAATAA
- the LOC110383043 gene encoding serine protease snake: MYKYIALCVCVCLGGVAAHLNKEEGAPCEWDGVRGQCVKETRCFTTLARRGADHPVCSTKDNVKIVCCTDCHLINDTRNVVMTLSGYAFKDGTKARDNCLEYLKTLPHHCREEGSYSGVSKSYDEQHKCHTVGIWGIGGSPIGGYIPGAEYPHQALLGYGTELSSAQWTAGGTIISERYILTAAHCSRSYNYRGGPLTFVALDVKRRSDPPYSWQTNRVKRFIPYPEYKVPSTYHDIALIETETSIIFNKNVLPACSLFACLHVEDVNTGTAKALTWRDVTGTDYYQIADTIQTINLEKFTYEECNKTYQTNRRLKNGIDSNTQMCYGSRSQAPEACMGLSGEPLLVSNQFSDCIHTVIGVTSFGARCGRGYPSYPDVFIRVAYYKTWIESIVWA; the protein is encoded by the exons atgtataaatatattgctctgtgtgtgtgtgtctgctTGGGCGGCGTCGCTGCACACCTTAACAAGGAAGAAG GAGCTCCTTGTGAGTGGGATGGAGTCAGAGGGCAGTGCGTGAAGGAGACCAGATGCTTCACCACGTTGGCCAGGCGAGGTGCTGACCACCCC GTTTGTTCGACTAAAGACAATGTAAAGATCGTCTGCTGTACTGATTGCCATTTAATTAATGACACTAG AAATGTGGTGATGACCCTTAGCGGGTATGCGTTCAAGGATGGCACTAAAGCGAGGGACA ATTGCCTAGAGTATTTGAAGACTTTGCCCCATCATTGTCGAGAGGAAGGTTCCTACTCAGGAGTTTCCAAGAGTTATGACGAGCAGCACAAATGCCACACTGTAGGAATCTGGGGGATCGGAGGCTCTCCTATCGGTGGATACATACCAGGAGCCGAGTACCCCCACCAG GCTTTGTTGGGTTATGGTACTGAGCTGTCCAGTGCCCAATGGACTGCAGGAGGAACGATTATCAGCGAAAGATACATCCTCACAGCAGCGCACTGTAGTCGCAG ttaCAATTATAGGGGAGGTCCATTGACATTTGTGGCTTTGGACGTGAAAAGGCGCTCAGACCCCCCATACTCCTGGCAGACCAACAGAGTGAAAAGGTTTATCCCTTACCCGGAGTACAAGGTTCCTTCCACGTACCACGACATCGCCTTGATTGAGACCGAAACTTC GATAATATTCAATAAGAATGTTCTGCCTGCATGTTCTCTGTTCGCATGTCTGCATGTTGAAGATGTGAACACTGGTACTGCTAAAGCCCTCACCTGGAGGGACGTCACAGGGACTGATTATTACCAAATTGCTGACACCATCCAGACG ATAAATTTGGAGAAGTTTACCTACGAAGAATGCAATAAAACTTATCAGACAAACAGGCGCTTGAAGAATGGAATTGATAGCAACACTCAAATGTGTTACGGAAGCCGATCGCAGGCACCAGAAGCTTGTATG GGTCTGTCAGGAGAGCCTCTGCTGGTCAGCAACCAGTTCTCTGACTGCATCCACACGGTCATCGGCGTGACGTCATTCGGTGCTAGATGTGGACGCGGCTATCCATCGTACCCGGATGTGTTCATCCGGGTGGCATACTACAAGACCTGGATTGAAAGCATTGTGTGGGCATAG